One Aegilops tauschii subsp. strangulata cultivar AL8/78 chromosome 7, Aet v6.0, whole genome shotgun sequence genomic window carries:
- the LOC109733538 gene encoding protein LE25 has translation MATIKAKVQDAASSAKAGIDKAKATAGEKVKKATTTDPGKKREAEEKKEDRMHKVDSDERDEKGDHAAERSGRRTIVTGT, from the exons ATGGCGACCATCAAAGCCAAGGTCCAGGACGCCGCCTCCTCCGCCAAGGCCGGCATCGATAAGGCGAAGGCCACGGCCGGCGAGAAG GTAAAGAAGGCGACGACGACGGACCCGGGGAAGAAGCGCGAGGCGGAGGAGAAAAAGGAGGACCGCATGCACAAGGTCGACTCCGACGAGCGCGATGAGAAGGGGGACCACGCCGCCGAGAGGTCCGGGAGGcgcaccatcgtcaccggcacctAG